The following proteins come from a genomic window of Thiothrix winogradskyi:
- a CDS encoding DUF2281 domain-containing protein — MGTVELITEHTRRLPESVQREILNFVEFLFNKYSAPLARSAVPTTRQAGLHAGCAVMAADFDAPLSDDFWLGTE, encoded by the coding sequence ATGGGTACAGTAGAGCTAATCACTGAACACACCCGCCGCTTGCCGGAGAGTGTTCAACGAGAAATACTTAATTTTGTTGAGTTTCTGTTCAATAAATACAGTGCGCCCCTTGCCCGATCTGCTGTGCCAACAACACGTCAGGCTGGCTTACACGCTGGTTGTGCGGTGATGGCTGCTGATTTTGATGCGCCCTTATCAGACGATTTCTGGCTGGGTACAGAATGA